A stretch of Gossypium hirsutum isolate 1008001.06 chromosome A06, Gossypium_hirsutum_v2.1, whole genome shotgun sequence DNA encodes these proteins:
- the LOC107962057 gene encoding putative pentatricopeptide repeat-containing protein At1g10330 isoform X2, which produces MNSEYLLQHLQRFLERPNQIKQIHSLLITTALLFNTASKWKPTLLYNTLIRAYLNIIPHCSLTLFTFMLHHQAPPNGHTFTSLFKAASTSQSLASLSCSPLHAQALKRGVLTDSFVQTSLLGLYAKLGSLSNVRKVFEKILNPCIVACNVMLDAFGRNGDMGSALFFFDRMSEKDVVSWTSVINGFVRSKQFAKAIWVFEKMIEFSVKPSEATYVNVLSCCANLEEQRGFYQGRQIHGHIFRNEGVMTVFMGTALIDFYGKRGHLDFAFRVFNREVCTWNAMISSFACNGREKEALDLFEKMKVDGMCPNEVTFVAVLTACARTKRVQLGSQFFQSMWCQYGIVPIMEHYGCMVDLLGRAGLLTQATEFVNTMPFQPDASVLGALLGACKIHGAIELGNEVGRRLLELQPRHCGPYLALSTINADKERWDRAADLRKAMVEAGIRKVPAYSFIDSV; this is translated from the coding sequence ATGAACTCTGAGTATCTGCTGCAACACCTTCAACGTTTCCTCGAACGTCCAAACCAAATCAAGCAAATCCATTCCCTGCTAATCACCACCGCTCTCCTCTTCAATACTGCTTCCAAATGGAAACCAACCCTCCTTTACAACACCTTAATAAGGGCTTATCTCAACATAATCCCACATTGTTCCCTTACACTCTTCACCTTCATGCTTCATCATCAGGCACCCCCCAATGGCCACACTTTCACTTCCCTTTTCAAAGCCGCCTCTACCTCCCAATCCTTAGCCTCGCTCTCTTGCTCACCCCTCCATGCCCAAGCACTAAAGCGTGGCGTCTTGACTGACTCCTTCGTGCAAACATCTTTGCTTGGTTTGTATGCCAAACTCGGTAGCCTAAGTAATGTGCGTAAAGTGTTCGAAAAAATTCTTAACCCGTGCATCGTCGCGTGTAATGTGATGCTTGATGCTTTTGGGAGAAATGGTGATATGGGTTCTGCTCTTTTCTTCTTTGACCGCATGAGTGAAAAGGATGTGGTGTCTTGGACAAGTGTTATTAATGGTTTCGTAAGGAGCAAACAGTTTGCAAAGGCTATTTGGGTTTTTGAGAAAATGATAGAGTTTTCGGTTAAACCGAGTGAGGCTACTTATGTTAACGTGCTCTCTTGTTGTGCTAATTTAGAAGAGCAAAGGGGGTTTTACCAAGGGAGGCAGATACATGGGCATATTTTCAGAAACGAGGGCGTTATGACTGTTTTCATGGGCACGGCATTGATTGATTTTTATGGAAAAAGAGGTCATTTAGACTTTGCCTTTAGAGTTTTTAATAGAGAGGTTTGTACTTGGAATGCAATGATCTCTTCTTTTGCATGTAATGGTAGAGAAAAGGAGGCTTTGGACTTGTTTGAGAAGATGAAAGTGGACGGAATGTGTCCGAATGAGGTCACATTTGTTGCTGTTCTTACAGCATGTGCTCGCACTAAGAGAGTGCAGTTGGGTTCACAATTCTTTCAATCAATGTGGTGCCAATATGGCATTGTGCCAATAATGGAACACTACGGGTGTATGGTAGACCTTTTAGGCAGAGCAGGCCTTTTGACTCAAGCGACTGAGTTTGTCAACACTATGCCATTTCAACCTGATGCTTCGGTTTTGGGGGCTCTTTTAGGTGCTTGTAAGATTCATGGTGCCATTGAACTTGGAAATGAAGTGGGGAGAAGGTTGCTTGAGTTGCAGCCACGACATTGCGGACCATATTTAGCGTTGTCTACCATAAATGCCGACAAGGAGAGATGGGATCGTGCAGCTGACTTGAGGAAAGCCATGGTAGAAGCAGGTATCAGGAAAGTTCCTGCTTATAGCTTCATTGATTCCGTGTAA
- the LOC107962057 gene encoding putative pentatricopeptide repeat-containing protein At1g10330 isoform X1, with the protein MNSEYLLQHLQRFLERPNQIKQIHSLLITTALLFNTASKWKPTLLYNTLIRAYLNIIPHCSLTLFTFMLHHQAPPNGHTFTSLFKAASTSQSLASLSCSPLHAQALKRGVLTDSFVQTSLLGLYAKLGSLSNVRKVFEKILNPCIVACNVMLDAFGRNGDMGSALFFFDRMSEKDVVSWTSVINGFVRSKQFAKAIWVFEKMIEFSVKPSEATYVNVLSCCANLEEQRGFYQGRQIHGHIFRNEGVMTVFMGTALIDFYGKRGHLDFAFRVFNREVCTWNAMISSFACNGREKEALDLFEKMKVDGMCPNEVTFVAVLTACARTKRVQLGSQFFQSMWCQYGIVPIMEHYGCMVDLLGRAGLLTQATEFVNTMPFQPDASVLGALLGACKIHGAIELGNEVGRRLLELQPRHCGPYLALSTINADKERWDRAADLRKAMVEAGKNTKIGIEGTLLLLAKWTD; encoded by the exons ATGAACTCTGAGTATCTGCTGCAACACCTTCAACGTTTCCTCGAACGTCCAAACCAAATCAAGCAAATCCATTCCCTGCTAATCACCACCGCTCTCCTCTTCAATACTGCTTCCAAATGGAAACCAACCCTCCTTTACAACACCTTAATAAGGGCTTATCTCAACATAATCCCACATTGTTCCCTTACACTCTTCACCTTCATGCTTCATCATCAGGCACCCCCCAATGGCCACACTTTCACTTCCCTTTTCAAAGCCGCCTCTACCTCCCAATCCTTAGCCTCGCTCTCTTGCTCACCCCTCCATGCCCAAGCACTAAAGCGTGGCGTCTTGACTGACTCCTTCGTGCAAACATCTTTGCTTGGTTTGTATGCCAAACTCGGTAGCCTAAGTAATGTGCGTAAAGTGTTCGAAAAAATTCTTAACCCGTGCATCGTCGCGTGTAATGTGATGCTTGATGCTTTTGGGAGAAATGGTGATATGGGTTCTGCTCTTTTCTTCTTTGACCGCATGAGTGAAAAGGATGTGGTGTCTTGGACAAGTGTTATTAATGGTTTCGTAAGGAGCAAACAGTTTGCAAAGGCTATTTGGGTTTTTGAGAAAATGATAGAGTTTTCGGTTAAACCGAGTGAGGCTACTTATGTTAACGTGCTCTCTTGTTGTGCTAATTTAGAAGAGCAAAGGGGGTTTTACCAAGGGAGGCAGATACATGGGCATATTTTCAGAAACGAGGGCGTTATGACTGTTTTCATGGGCACGGCATTGATTGATTTTTATGGAAAAAGAGGTCATTTAGACTTTGCCTTTAGAGTTTTTAATAGAGAGGTTTGTACTTGGAATGCAATGATCTCTTCTTTTGCATGTAATGGTAGAGAAAAGGAGGCTTTGGACTTGTTTGAGAAGATGAAAGTGGACGGAATGTGTCCGAATGAGGTCACATTTGTTGCTGTTCTTACAGCATGTGCTCGCACTAAGAGAGTGCAGTTGGGTTCACAATTCTTTCAATCAATGTGGTGCCAATATGGCATTGTGCCAATAATGGAACACTACGGGTGTATGGTAGACCTTTTAGGCAGAGCAGGCCTTTTGACTCAAGCGACTGAGTTTGTCAACACTATGCCATTTCAACCTGATGCTTCGGTTTTGGGGGCTCTTTTAGGTGCTTGTAAGATTCATGGTGCCATTGAACTTGGAAATGAAGTGGGGAGAAGGTTGCTTGAGTTGCAGCCACGACATTGCGGACCATATTTAGCGTTGTCTACCATAAATGCCGACAAGGAGAGATGGGATCGTGCAGCTGACTTGAGGAAAGCCATGGTAGAAGCAG GGAAGAACACAAAAATTGGGATTGAGGGGACCCTTTTACTTTTGGCGAAATGGACTGACTGA